In Centropristis striata isolate RG_2023a ecotype Rhode Island chromosome 1, C.striata_1.0, whole genome shotgun sequence, one DNA window encodes the following:
- the arhgap19 gene encoding rho GTPase-activating protein 19, which yields MAAGKDVHENTENKRGSVRRMGINQEESPGGPHAGHPPVIFNPDFFVEKLRHENPDVFLELLLSNITRLIDLPGTEFAQLLGEEAPKTPTGGNGGFFRSFNFLKRKDKGFVFGTPLTESCIAQIYQLIEYLSKNLHVEGLFRVPGNSVRQQTLKELLNSGVDVDLESGDFHPNDVATLLKTFLGELPEPLLTHRHFHAHLKIADITLFDEHGNKTAMPNKERQIEALQLLFLLLPQANRSLLKLLLDLLYHTAKQQDKNKMSAFNLALMFAPHVLWPRHMTAGDLKDNLKKLNNSMAFLIKHSQKLFRAPVYLREYARVHFTGNKVLQTKDDLELLALSSSPAQRTVLPLKRTAVQGPSSQEQCQSPAQQYTEEALKELFRHVHHNMPDSAKKKKLVRQLVKQTTSRTPTNEHQAPAAPSKKHPRSRSFGGLIKRRARGEQLTAERRVRHISPETVTSAGRKLGKENVVLQRVNSPFNDHVLGKAGLVVKNPDFAFKKDKALKVSKDSPSVTKMCFSPAQEISL from the exons ATGGCTGCGGGTAAAGATGTccatgaaaacacagaaaataaaag AGGTTCAGTGAGAAGGATGGGGATCAATCAGGAGGAATCACCTGGGGGCCCTCACGCTGGCCATCCACCAGTCATCTTCAACCCGGACTTTTTTGTGGAGAAACTCCGCCACGAGAACCCTGATGTTTTCCTGGAGCTGCTGCTTAGTAATATCACTCGCCTTATTGATCTACCTGGGACAGAGTTTGCGCAGCTCCTTGGTGAGGAGGCACCTAAGACCCCAACAGGTGGAAATGGAGGCTTCTTTCGCTCTTTCAACTTCCTCAAACGCAAAG ATAAAGGCTTTGTGTTTGGAACGCCACTGACAGAGAGCTGCATTGCCCAGATCTACCAGCTCATTGAGTACCTCAGTAAAA ATCTGCACGTGGAGGGTCTGTTCCGGGTGCCAGGTAACAGCGTTCGGCAGCAGACCCTGAAGGAGCTTCTCAACAGCGGAGTCGATGTCGACCTGGAGTCTGGAGACTTTCACCCCAATGACGTGGCCACCCTGCTCAAGACTTTCCTGGGAGAGCTGCCCGAGCCcctgctcacacacagacacttccaCGCACACCTCAAGATAGCTg ATATCACTCTGTTTGACGAACACGGCAACAAGACCGCGATGCCCAACAAGGAGCGTCAAATAGAAgccctgcagctcctcttcctgctgctACCTCAGGCCAACCGCTCACTGCTCAAACTGCTGCTGGACCTGCTCTACCACACCGCCAAGCAGCAGGACAAGAACAAGATGTCCGCCTTCAACCTGGCCCTCATGTTTGCCCCGCATGTCCTCTGGCCCAGACAT ATGACAGCTGGCGACCTGAAAGACAATCTGAAGAAACTAAACAACAGCATGGCCTTCCTCATCAAACACTCACAGAAACTCTTCAGG GCTCCCGTCTACCTGAGAGAATACGCCAGAGTGCACTTCACTGGGAACAAGGTTCTGCAGACCAAG GATGATCTGGAGCTGCTGGCGCTGAGCAGCTCTCCTGCACAGCGGACAGTGTTGCCCCTGAAGAGGACGGCTGTTCAGGGCCCCAGCTCTCAGGAGCAGTGCCAGTCACCGGCTCAGCAATACACAGAAGAAGCTCTGAAGGAGCTCTTCAGACACGTCCACCACAACATGCCAGACTCggccaagaagaagaagctcgTCAGACAG TTAGTCAAACAGACAACCTCACGAACGCCCACTAATGAGCACCAGGCCCCTGCAGCTCCTAGCAAGAAACATCCACGCTCCCGCTCGTTTGGTGGCCTCATCAAG CGCAGAGCTCGTGGTGAGCAGCTGACAGCAGAGAGGCGGGTCCGACACATCTCCCCTGAAACTGTCACCAGTGCAGGAAGAAAACTTGGTAAAGAAAACGTTGTCCTACAAAGG GTGAACAGCCCATTTAATGATCATGTGTTGGGAAAGGCGGGGCTGGTAGTAAAAAATCCAGACTTTGCTTTCAAGAAGGACAAAGCTCTAAAGGTTTCCAAG GACTCTCCCTCTGTGACCAAGATGTGTTTCTCTCCCGCTCAGGAGATCTcactttaa